Proteins co-encoded in one Brassica oleracea var. oleracea cultivar TO1000 chromosome C4, BOL, whole genome shotgun sequence genomic window:
- the LOC106340748 gene encoding cytochrome P450 76C4-like — MEITSENSMSLLFCFISSCFLVFITARFRRGSRLTVTLPPGPPRLPFIGNIHQVGKNPHRSFADLSKTYGPVMSLNLGSLKSVVITSPEAAREVLRTHDQILSARKSTDSIRSVGHHEVSVIWLPASSARWRMLRKLSINQMFSPQRMEARKALRMKKVQELVSFMHERSEKGEAVDISRASFTTVLNIISNILFSVDLGSYDVTSKSNRFRDTVIATMEAAGKPDAANYFPFMRFLDLQGNRKNMKACTERLFRVFRGFIDAKLTEKSLDNSKDVSDSDFLDALLVLVEGDETELDNNDIEHLLLQARIQALAP; from the exons ATGGAGATCACTTCAGAAAATTCTATGTCCTTGCTCTTTTGCTTTATCTCATCATGTTTCCTTGTCTTCATCACCGCAAGATTCCGACGGGGCTCTCGCCTAACCGTTACGCTGCCTCCTGGACCTCCACGATTACCGTTCATCGGAAACATTCACCAAGTTGGTAAAAACCCACACCGCTCATTCGCCGACCTCTCAAAAACCTATGGACCAGTAATGAGCCTTAATCTTGGATCTTTAAAGTCGGTGGTCATAACTTCACCAGAAGCTGCAAGAGAGGTTCTAAGAACACATGACCAAATCTTGTCTGCCCGTAAGTCTACTGACTCGATACGGTCCGTTGGTCACCACGAAGTTTCAGTCATCTGGCTTCCTGCGTCGTCTGCTCGTTGGAG GATGTTGAGGAAATTGTCGATAAATCAGATGTTTTCACCGCAGCGTATGGAAGCCAGGAAAGCTCTCCGAATGAAGAAGGTGCAAGAGCTTGTGAGCTTCATGCATGAGCGTAGTGAGAAAGGAGAGGCTGTTGATATCTCTCGTGCATCTTTCACCACAGTTCTTAATATCATATCAAACATTCTGTTTTCAGTTGATCTCGGTAGCTACGACGTCACGAGCAAATCCAATAGATTTCGGGACACGGTGATTGCTACAATGGAAGCTGCCGGGAAACCAGACGCTGCCAATTACTTTCCGTTTATGAGGTTTCTTGACCTGCAAGGTAATAGGAAGAATATGAAGGCTTGCACTGAGAGATTGTTTAGGGTTTTCCGTGGATTCATTGATGCTAAACTGACGGAGAAATCATTGGATAACTCTAAAGATGTCTCAGACAGCGACTTCCTAGATGCGCTTCTCGTCCTAGTGGAAGGAGATGAAACCGAGCTTGACAACAACGATATTGAACACCTTCTATTG